One window from the genome of Paramormyrops kingsleyae isolate MSU_618 chromosome 3, PKINGS_0.4, whole genome shotgun sequence encodes:
- the LOC140588209 gene encoding uncharacterized protein yields MGNDSETWSGVIGRNGPPDLNPSGVLLLDFCARHGLSIMNTMFRHKGVHMCTWHQDTLGHSSMIDFVVVSSDLRPHVLDTRVKRGAELSTDHYLVVGWLRWWGRKPARPGRPKRIVRVCWERLAESPVRGSFNSYLRQNSGDIESEWAMFHASIVEAADRSCGCKVVGACRGGNPRTRWWTPVVIDAVKLKKESCRAFLACGTPEAADEYRQAKRNAASAVAEAKTRVWEEFGEAMENDFRTASRRFWSTIRCLRAGKRCSINTVYGGDGALLISALDVVGRWKEYFEDLLNPTDTPSNEEAESGDLMVDLPISGAEVAEVVKKLLGGRAPGVDEIRPEFLKALDVAGLSWLTRICGIAWTSGAVPLDWQTGVVVPTFKKGDRRSVPTIEGSHSSASLVSSIRGCWRGGSVG; encoded by the coding sequence atgggcaatgacagtgagacctggagtggcgtgattgggaggaacggcccccccgatctgaacccgagtggtgttctgttgttggacttctgtgctcgtcacggattgtccataatgaacaccatgttcaggcataagggtgtccatatgtgcacttggcaccaggacaccctaggccacagttcgatgatcgactttgtagtcgtgtcatcggacttgcggccgcatgtcttggacactcgggtgaagagaggggcggagctgtcaactgatcactacctggtggtgggttggctccgctggtgggggaggaagccggccaggcctggcaggcccaagcgtatagtgagggtctgttgggaacgtctggcggaatcccctgtcagagggagtttcaactcctacctccggcagaactcgggggacatcgagtccgaatgggccatgttccacgcctccattgtggaggcggctgaccggagctgtggctgtaaggtggtcggtgcttgtcgcggcggcaatccccgaacccgctggtggacaccggtggtgattgatgccgtcaagctgaagaaggagtcctgtcgggcctttttggcctgtgggactccggaagcagctgatgagtaccggcaggctaagcggaacgcggcttcggcggtagctgaggcaaaaactcgggtatgggaggagtttggcgaggccatggagaatgacttccggacggcttcgaggagattctggtccaccatccggtgtctcagggcgggaaagcggtgcagcatcaacactgtttatggtggggatggtgcgctgctgatCTCAGCTctggacgttgtgggtcggtggaaggaatacttcgaagacctcctcaatcccaccgacacgccttccaatgaggaagcagagtctggggacttgatggtggacttacctatctctggggcagaggttgctgaggtggttaaaaagctcctcggtggccgggccccgggggtggatgagattcgcccggagttcctcaaggctctggatgttgcagggctgtcttggttgacacgcatctgcggcattgcgtggacatcgggggcggtgcctctggattggcagaccggggtggtggtccccacctttaagaagggagaccggaggagtgttccaactatagagggatcacactcctcagcctccctggtaagctctattcgggggtgctggagaggagggtctgtcggatag